The following are encoded together in the Arvicanthis niloticus isolate mArvNil1 chromosome 11, mArvNil1.pat.X, whole genome shotgun sequence genome:
- the Znf513 gene encoding zinc finger protein 513, translating to MPRRKQSHPQPVKCEGVKVDTEDSFDEGPGALVLESDLLLGQDLEFEEEEEEEEGDGHNDQLMGFERDSEGDSQGARPGLPYGLSDDESGGGRALSAESEVEEPARGPGEARGERPGPACQLCGGPTGEGPCCGAGGPGGGPPLPPRLLYSCRLCAFVSHYSSHLKRHMQTHSGEKPFRCGRCPYASAQLVNLTRHTRTHTGEKPYRCPHCPFACSSLGNLRRHQRTHTGPPTPPCPTCGFRCCAPRPTRPPSPTEQEGTMPRRSEDALILPDLSLHVPPGGASFLPDCGQLRGEGEGLCGTGSEPLPELLFPWTCRGCGQELEEGEGSRLGTAMCGRCMRGEAGGGASGGPQGPSDKGFACSLCPFATHYPNHLARHMKTHSGEKPFRCARCPYASAHLDNLKRHQRVHTGEKPYKCPLCPYACGNLANLKRHGRIHSGDKPFRCSLCNYSCNQSMNLKRHMLRHTGEKPFRCATCAYTTGHWDNYKRHQKVHGHGGAGGPGLSTPEGWAPPHSPPSVLSTRGPAALGATGSRALHTDSP from the exons ATGCCCCGAAGGAAGCAAAGCCATCCACAGCCCGTGAAATGCGAGGGGGTCaaag TGGATACTGAAGATTCCTTCGACGAAGGACCCGGGGCCCTGGTGTTGGAGAGCGATTTGCTACTAGGCCAAGATCTGGAGTtcgaagaggaagaggaagaggaggaaggtgacGGCCACAACGACCAGCTCATGGGCTTTGAGAGAGACTCTGAAG GAGACTCTCAGGGGGCCAGACCTGGACTTCCCTATGGGCTGAGTGACGACGAGTCTGGGGGCGGCCGGGCACTAAGTGCGGAAAGTGAAGTTGAGGAGCCAGCCAGGGGTCCAGGGGAGGCCAGGGGTGAGAGGCCAGGCCCAGCCTGTCAGCTGTGTGGGGGGCCGACAGGTGAGGGGCCGTGTTGTGGGGCAGGAGGGCCGGGTGGGGGGCCCCCGCTGCCCCCACGGCTACTGTACTCATGCCGGCTCTGCGCCTTCGTGTCCCACTACTCGAGCCACCTGAAGCggcatatgcagacacacagcgGGGAGAAGCCATTCCGCTGTGGCCGCTGCCCCTACGCCTCAGCCCAGCTCGTCAACCTGACACGACATACCCGCACCCATACTGGCGAGAAGCCCTACCGCTGTCCCCACTGCCCCTTTGCCTGCAGCAGCCTGGGTAACCTGAGGCGCCATCAACGCACCCACACAGGGCCTCCCACTCCCCCCTGCCCAACCTGTGGCTTCCGATGCTGTGCTCCACGACCAACCCGGCCTCCCAGTCCCACAGAGCAGGAGGGGACAATGCCCCGGCGATCAGAAG ATGCTCTGATCCTTCCAGACTTGAGTCTCCATGTGCCACCAGGTGGTGCCAGTTTCCTGCCAGACTGTGGGCAGTTGCGGGGTGAAGGGGAGGGTTTGTGTGGAACTGGATCAGAACCACTGCCAGAGCTACTGTTTCCTTGGACCTGCCGGGGCTGTGGACAAGAACTGGAGGAGGGTGAGGGCAGCAGGTTGGGAACGGCCATGTGTGGGCGTTGCATGCGAGGAGAGGCTGGAGGGGGTGCCAGTGGGGGACCCCAGGGCCCTAGTGACAAAGGCTTTGCCTGTAGTCTATGCCCCTTTGCCACTCACTACCCCAACCACCTGGCTCGGCACATGAAGACTCACAGTGGTGAGAAACCCTTCCGCTGTGCCCGCTGCCCATATGCCTCTGCTCATCTGGATAACCTGAAACGGCACCAGCGAGTCCACACAGGAGAAAAGCCCTACAAGTGCCCCCTCTGTCCGTATGCCTGTGGCAACCTGGCCAACCTCAAGCGTCATGGTCGCATCCACTCTGGTGACAAACCTTTCCGATGTAGCCTTTGTAACTACAGCTGCAACCAGAGCATGAACCTCAAACGTCACATGCTGCGACATACGGGCGAGAAGCCCTTCCGCTGTGCCACCTGCGCCTATACCACAGGCCACTGGGACAACTACAAGCGTCATCAGAAGGTGCATGGCCATGGTGGAGCAGGAGGGCCTGGTCTCTCTACCCCTGAGGGTTGGGCCCCACCGCATAGCCCACCCTCTGTTTTGAGCACTCGGGGTCCGGCAGCCCTGGGTGCTACTGGTAGCAGGGCTCTTCATACAGACTCACCTTAA
- the Snx17 gene encoding sorting nexin-17 yields the protein MHFSIPETESRSGDSGGSAYVAYNIHVNGVLHCRVRYSQLLGLHEQLRKEYGANVLPAFPPKKLFSLTPAEVEQRREQLEKYMQAVRQDPLLGSSETFNSFLRRAQQETQQVPTEEVSLEVLLSSGQKVLVNVLTSDQTEDVLEAVAAKLDLPDDLIGYFSLFLVREKEDGAFSFVRKLQEFELPYVSVTSLRSQEYKIVLRKSYWDSAYDDDVMENRVGLNLLYAQTVSDIEHGWILVTKEQHRQLKSLQEKVSKKEFLRLAQTLRHYGYLRFDACVADFPEKDCPVVVSAGNSELSLQLRLPGQQLREGSFRVTRMRCWRVTSSVPLPSGGTSSPSRARGEVRLELAFEYLMSKDRLQWVTITSPQAIMMSICLQSMVDELMVKKSGGSIRKMLRRRVGGTLRRSDSQQAVKSPPLLESPDASRESMVKLSSKLSAVSLRGIGSPSTDASASAVHGNFAFEGIGDEDL from the exons ATGCACTTTTCCATTCCTGAAACCGAGTCCCGCAGCGGGGACAGCGGCGGCTCCGCCTATGTG GCCTATAACATTCACGTGAATGGAGTCTTGCACTGTCGGGTGCGCTACAGCCAGCTCCTGGGGCTGCACGAACAG CTTCGGAAGGAGTATGGGGCCAATGTGCTTCCTGCATTCCCCCCAAAGAAGCTTTTCTCTTTGACGCCTGCAGAGGTagaacagaggagagagcagttgGAGAAGTACATGCAAGCTG TCCGACAGGACCCATTGCTTGGAAGCAGTGAGACCTTTAATAGCTTTCTACGTCGGGCCCAGCAG GAGACACAACAGGTCCCCACAGAGGAGGTCTCCCTAGAAGTGCTGCTCAGCAGTGGACAGAAAGTTCTGGTCAATGTGCTGACTTCTGACCAGACCGAAGATGTCCTGGAG GCTGTGGCTGCAAAGCTGGATCTTCCAGATGATTTGATCGGGTATTTTAGTCTCTTCCTTGTTCGAGAAAAAGAAGATGGAGCCTTTTCTT TTGTACGGAAGCTGCAGGAATTTGAGCTGCCTTACGTATCTGTCACCAGTCTTCGGAGTCAGGAGTATAAGATTGTGCTCAGAAAGAG TTACTGGGACTCTGCCTATGACGACGATGTCATGGAGAACCGGGTTGGCCTGAACCTACTTTATGCTCAG acCGTGTCAGACATTGAGCATGGCTGGATCCTGGTCACCAAAGAGCAGCACCGGCAGCTCAAATCTCTGCAAGAGAAGGTCTCCAAAAAGGAG TTCTTGCGGCTGGCCCAAACTCTGCGGCATTATGGCTATCTGCGCTTTGATGCCTGTGTGGCTGACTTTCCAGAGAAGGATtgccctgttgtggtcagtgcaGGCAACAGTGAGCTCAGTCTCCAGCTACGACTACCAGGCCAGCAGCTTCGTGAAGGCTCTTTCCGGGTTACTCGAATGCGATGCTGGCGGGTCACCTCCTCT GTGCCACTCCCCAGTGGGGGCACGAGCAGTCCAAGCAGGGCTCGGGGTGAGGTGCGTCTAGAACTGGCTTTTGAATACCTCATGAGCAAGGACCGGCTACAATGGGTCACCATCACTAGCCCACAG GCTATCATGATGAGCATCTGCCTGCAGTCCATGGTGGATGAGCTGATGGTGAAGAAATCTGGGGGCAGTATCAGGAAG ATGCTGCGTCGGCGGGTGGGGGGCACCCTGAGACGTTCAGACAGCCAGCAAGCAGTGAAGTCCCCACCATTGCTC GAGTCACCAGATGCCAGCAGGGAATccatggtcaaactctca AGTAAACTGAGTGCTGTGAGCTTGCGGGGGATTGGCAGTCCCAGCACAGACGCCAGTGCCAGTGCCGTCCACGGCAATTTCGCCTTCGAGGGCATTGGAGATGAGGATCTGTAA